The DNA sequence TGTGGCACTGCGGATCGCCAGCACCGGGGTTCGTGCGGTAAATAGACTGATGGAGGTTAGGAACCATGCCAAAAACTGCCATTGTAAACGTGATTGGATTTCCAGAAAGGGATCGCCGGATGATCCGCAATATTTTGTCGGTAGCCAGTAACCAGGATGTAGCCTACCAGATGGCGGACGACGGTGGAAAATCGACCGGTATTTTTATCGTTAATGCTGACGATCCAGGGGCTATGCTGTTTTGGAATGAATTCCAGCAGGATGCGCCAGGGGCTCACAGCATTCTGGCGTCAGCGAATCCAATGCTGGAATCCGAGCATGTGTGCATCAAGCGGCCGTTGATCGCCAGTCAGCTACATGGAGCGCTGACCCTGGAAAGCACAGGGGCGGCGCCTAAGCAACAACGGACCGATATTCTGCGTAAATGTTTCCTGTTCCGCAACTTCTCGTCAAGCCATGTGGAAAAAATCGTAGCGATGTCGCGTGTAGTGACCTTGCCCAGCAATTATGTCATTTTCGAGAAAGGCTCCAGCGGCGATGAAATGCTGGTCGTTCTGAATGGGCGACTCAAGGTGAGCGTAGCCGATGGAGAGGGACGGGAGATTGTATTGGGCACTGTTGGAGCGGGGGATATTGTTGGCGAAATCGCCATGCTAGATGGGCGGGGCCGCTCGGCGACTGCGACTACTCTGGCGCCCTGCGAACTGATGGTTATTCATCGCAAGGATTTCATGCCCTTTCTGGAGCAGAATCCCAAGGTAGCTATCGATCTGGTTATGGTGCTGGCGTTGCGGCTAAGACTCAATACCGAGCAGTTAGCTGACCTGCTTGATCAGTAATGTCCCCTTTTGCTCCCGCATCCTAATCAAACAACCGGTTTATGCAAGTATACAAACCCGCGAACCACAGGAGATTCTTATGGAACTGGCTTGCCTGGACCTGGAAGGGGTCCTGATTCCCGAAATCTGGATCAATGTCGCCGAACGCACTGGTATTGAGGGATTGCGACTGACCACCCGCGATATTCCCGATTATGACCAACTCATGCGGGGACGGTTGGAACTGCTGGATCAGCATGGATTAAAGCTTTCAGACATCCAGCAGGTGATCGCCGGGATGGGGCCGCTGGAAGGAGCGCGCGAGTTTCTCGACTGGTTGCGTGAGCGGTTTCAGGTAGTGATCTTGTCGGATACCTATTATGAGTTTGCGCTGCCATTGATGCGGCAGCTGGACTGGCCAACCTTGTTCTGCCATCGCCTGGAAGTCGTCGATGACCATGTGGTGGGGTATGTCCTGCGGCAGCCTGACTCCAAGCGGCAGGCGGTGCGGGCTTTTCATCAGCTCAATTTCCGGGTGATCGCCGCCGGGGACTCCTATAACGATACCGCGATGCTGGCGGAAGCGGAGGCCGGAATTTTGTTCCGTCCACCGCAAAATGTGATCGACGAATTTCCGCAGTTCCCGGTAGCGCGAACGTTTGCTGAGATGCGCGAGGCGTTTCGCCAAGCTAGTGTACGGTCGCTTTGAGTCCGAATCACGCATTCATCGGATGATGCGGATTTCGCTGTTGACTTCCTCCCCGACCTGAAGGCCGGGGTCTCTCGCAGAGAAAGATGAGCGGCGACGCCTTAACCATCACCTCAACTGCGGTGGCACTGGTTTTAGCACCACCCCACCGAGTGGCGGCAGATCCAGCACTAGCGAGAACGGAAAACCGTGACTTGAATATTCCTCTGCCTGAGCTTTGCCGCCTGGCAGGGTCAAACCGGAGCCGCCAAACTCTCGGGCGTCGCTATTCAATAATTCCCGATATTCCACCGGATAGGGTACGCCGATCCGGTAATGTGGACGCGGCGCATCAGCGAAGTTGAGCACGAATACCAGCGCATCGCGCGGGTCGCGAGCCTTGCGCTGGAATGCCAGCACATTGGTCTCCGCACCACTGGGATCGATCCAGTCAAAGCCCGCCCCGTGGAAATCCACCTGGTAAAAAGCCGGCTCCCGGACATACAGCTTGTTCAATGCCGCCAGAAAGCGCTGTAAGCCCTGATGCGGGGGCAGGTTGGCCCGGCTCCAGTCCAGTTCGCCGTCATGGTTCCATTCGCTAGGTTGGCCAAACTCGCCGCCCATGAACAGCAGTTTTTTGCCGGGATGGCTATACATGAAAGCGTATAGCAATCGGAGATTAGCGAACTGTTCACGTTCGCTGCCCGGCATCTTG is a window from the Gammaproteobacteria bacterium genome containing:
- a CDS encoding cyclic nucleotide-binding domain-containing protein produces the protein MPKTAIVNVIGFPERDRRMIRNILSVASNQDVAYQMADDGGKSTGIFIVNADDPGAMLFWNEFQQDAPGAHSILASANPMLESEHVCIKRPLIASQLHGALTLESTGAAPKQQRTDILRKCFLFRNFSSSHVEKIVAMSRVVTLPSNYVIFEKGSSGDEMLVVLNGRLKVSVADGEGREIVLGTVGAGDIVGEIAMLDGRGRSATATTLAPCELMVIHRKDFMPFLEQNPKVAIDLVMVLALRLRLNTEQLADLLDQ
- the thrH gene encoding bifunctional phosphoserine phosphatase/homoserine phosphotransferase ThrH — protein: MELACLDLEGVLIPEIWINVAERTGIEGLRLTTRDIPDYDQLMRGRLELLDQHGLKLSDIQQVIAGMGPLEGAREFLDWLRERFQVVILSDTYYEFALPLMRQLDWPTLFCHRLEVVDDHVVGYVLRQPDSKRQAVRAFHQLNFRVIAAGDSYNDTAMLAEAEAGILFRPPQNVIDEFPQFPVARTFAEMREAFRQASVRSL